One Salmo trutta chromosome 12, fSalTru1.1, whole genome shotgun sequence genomic region harbors:
- the LOC115203549 gene encoding dynein heavy chain-like isoform X2 has protein sequence MHCIQNPYTIFRTHIILHCIQNPYHTALYSEPISYHTALYSEPISYYTVFRTHIISYCAVFRTHIILHCIQNPYHIILHCIQNPCNTALYSEPISYCTVFRTHIILHCIQNPYHIILHCIQNPYHTTLYSEPISYHTALYSEPISYCTVFRTHIISYCTVFRTHIILHCIQNPYTVFRTHIILHCIQNPYHNALYSEPISYCTVFRTHIIMHCIQNPYIVFRTHIILHCIQNPYHNALYSEPIHYIQNPYHTALYSEPIHYIQNSYHNALYSEPISYCTVFRTHIIRHCIQNPYTVFRTLIILHCIQNPYHTALYSEPISYCTVFRTHIISYCTVFRTHIILHCIQNPYHTALYSEPILYHTVFRTLIILHCIQNPYHIILHCIQNPYHTVLYSEPISYHTALYSEPISYCTVFRTHIILYCIQNPYHTALYSEPISYCTVFRTHTLYSEPISYCTVFRTHIILHCIQNPYTVFRTHIILHCIQNPYHTALYSEPISYPGILCGMR, from the exons ATGCACTGTATTCAGAACCCATACACTATATTCAGAACCCATATCATACTGCACTGTATTCAGAACCCATATCATACTGCACTGTATTCAGAACCCATATCATATC ATACTGCACTGTATTCAGAACCCATATCATACTACACTGTATTCAGAACCCATATCATATCATACTGCGCTGTATTCAGAACCCATATCATACTGCACTGTATTCAGAACCCATATCATATCATACTGCACTGTATTCAGAACCCATGTAATACTGCACTGTATTCAGAACCCATATCATACTGCACTGTATTCAGAACCCATATCATACTGCACTGTATTCAGAACCCATATCATATC ATACTGCACTGTATTCAGAACCCATATCATACTACACTGTATTCAGAACCCATATCATATCATACTGCGCTGTATTCAGAACCCATATCATACTGCACTGTATTCAGAACCCATATCATATCATACTGCACTGTATTCAGAACCCATATCATACTGCACTGTATTCAGAACCCATACACTGTATTCAGAACCCATATCATACTGCACTGTATTCAGAACCCATATCATAATGCACTGTATTCAGAACCCATATCATACTGCACTGTATTCAGAACCCATATCATAATGCACTGTATTCAGAACCCATACATTGTATTCAGAACCCATATCATACTGCACTGTATTCAGAACCCATATCATAATGCACTGTATTCAGAACCCATACACTATATTCAGAACCCATATCATACTGCACTGTATTCAGAACCCATACACTATATTCAGAACTCATATCATAATGCACTGTATTCAGAACCCATATCATACTGCACTGTATTCAGAACCCATATCATAAGGCACTGTATTCAGAACCCATACACTGTATTCAGAACCCTTATCATACTGCACTGTATTCAGAACCCATATCATACTGCACTGTATTCAGAACCCatatcatactgtactgtattcagaACCCATATCATATCATACTGCACTGTATTCAGAACCCATATCATACTGCACTGTATTCAGAACCCATATCATACTGCACTGTATTCAGAACCCATATTATATCATACTGTATTCAGAACCCTTATCATACTGCACTGTATTCAGAACCCATATCATATCATACTGCACTGTATTCAGAACCCatatcatactgtactgtattcagaacccatatcatatcatactgcactgtattcagaacccatatcatactgcactgtattcagaacccatatcatactgtactgtattcagaACCCATATCATACTGCACTGTATTCAGAACCCATATCATACTGCACTGTATTCAGAACCCATACACTGTATTCAGAACCCATATCATACTGCACTGTATTCAGAACCCATATCATACTGCACTGTATTCAGAACCCATACACTGTATTCAGAACCCATATCATACTGCACTGTATTCAGAACCCATATCATACTGCACTGTATTCAGAACCCATATCATATCCTGGAATACTGTGCGGTATGAGATGA
- the LOC115203549 gene encoding dynein heavy chain-like isoform X1 produces MHCIQNPYTIFRTHIILHCIQNPYHTALYSEPISYHTALYSEPISYYTVFRTHIISYCAVFRTHIILHCIQNPYHIILHCIQNPCNTALYSEPISYCTVFRTHIILHCIQNPYHIILYSEPISYHTALYSEPISYCTVFRTHNILHCIQNPYHTTLYSEPISYHTALYSEPISYCTVFRTHIISYCTVFRTHIILHCIQNPYTVFRTHIILHCIQNPYHNALYSEPISYCTVFRTHIIMHCIQNPYIVFRTHIILHCIQNPYHNALYSEPIHYIQNPYHTALYSEPIHYIQNSYHNALYSEPISYCTVFRTHIIRHCIQNPYTVFRTLIILHCIQNPYHTALYSEPISYCTVFRTHIISYCTVFRTHIILHCIQNPYHTALYSEPILYHTVFRTLIILHCIQNPYHIILHCIQNPYHTVLYSEPISYHTALYSEPISYCTVFRTHIILYCIQNPYHTALYSEPISYCTVFRTHTLYSEPISYCTVFRTHIILHCIQNPYTVFRTHIILHCIQNPYHTALYSEPISYPGILCGMR; encoded by the exons ATGCACTGTATTCAGAACCCATACACTATATTCAGAACCCATATCATACTGCACTGTATTCAGAACCCATATCATACTGCACTGTATTCAGAACCCATATCATATC ATACTGCACTGTATTCAGAACCCATATCATACTACACTGTATTCAGAACCCATATCATATCATACTGCGCTGTATTCAGAACCCATATCATACTGCACTGTATTCAGAACCCATATCATATCATACTGCACTGTATTCAGAACCCATGTAATACTGCACTGTATTCAGAACCCATATCATACTGCACTGTATTCAGAACCCATATCATACTGCACTGTATTCAGAACCCATATCATATCATACTGTATTCAGAACCCATATCATATCATACTGCACTGTATTCAGAACCCATATCATACTGCACTGTATTCAGAACCCATAACATACTGCACTGTATTCAGAACCCATATCATACTACACTGTATTCAGAACCCATATCATATCATACTGCGCTGTATTCAGAACCCATATCATACTGCACTGTATTCAGAACCCATATCATATCATACTGCACTGTATTCAGAACCCATATCATACTGCACTGTATTCAGAACCCATACACTGTATTCAGAACCCATATCATACTGCACTGTATTCAGAACCCATATCATAATGCACTGTATTCAGAACCCATATCATACTGCACTGTATTCAGAACCCATATCATAATGCACTGTATTCAGAACCCATACATTGTATTCAGAACCCATATCATACTGCACTGTATTCAGAACCCATATCATAATGCACTGTATTCAGAACCCATACACTATATTCAGAACCCATATCATACTGCACTGTATTCAGAACCCATACACTATATTCAGAACTCATATCATAATGCACTGTATTCAGAACCCATATCATACTGCACTGTATTCAGAACCCATATCATAAGGCACTGTATTCAGAACCCATACACTGTATTCAGAACCCTTATCATACTGCACTGTATTCAGAACCCATATCATACTGCACTGTATTCAGAACCCatatcatactgtactgtattcagaACCCATATCATATCATACTGCACTGTATTCAGAACCCATATCATACTGCACTGTATTCAGAACCCATATCATACTGCACTGTATTCAGAACCCATATTATATCATACTGTATTCAGAACCCTTATCATACTGCACTGTATTCAGAACCCATATCATATCATACTGCACTGTATTCAGAACCCatatcatactgtactgtattcagaacccatatcatatcatactgcactgtattcagaacccatatcatactgcactgtattcagaacccatatcatactgtactgtattcagaACCCATATCATACTGCACTGTATTCAGAACCCATATCATACTGCACTGTATTCAGAACCCATACACTGTATTCAGAACCCATATCATACTGCACTGTATTCAGAACCCATATCATACTGCACTGTATTCAGAACCCATACACTGTATTCAGAACCCATATCATACTGCACTGTATTCAGAACCCATATCATACTGCACTGTATTCAGAACCCATATCATATCCTGGAATACTGTGCGGTATGAGATGA